In a genomic window of Asticcacaulis sp.:
- a CDS encoding DUF4968 domain-containing protein, translated as MRLKTLGLAVSALALVASAGLAETPTGLDGRGHMVEVANVNAAGFDLVRLKNGVQFRVGGMTKSVIFYSPTTVRVNTNLGENYWTQPSIVVTDTPDDIDFKISRSGGTASIRADRLQIDIDTATGALTFKGPDGHIFTREDAAHPQMVEKKAISNAPTYEVSNSFTLKPDEGIYGFGFVDQGNLNRRNQDLLLVQTNVGIVIPVMVSSEKIWHSVGHLFPDAVQG; from the coding sequence ATGCGACTCAAAACATTAGGCTTGGCCGTCTCAGCTTTGGCGCTTGTTGCCTCCGCTGGTCTGGCGGAAACGCCGACCGGTCTCGATGGCCGCGGCCATATGGTGGAGGTCGCAAATGTGAATGCCGCCGGTTTTGACCTGGTCCGACTGAAGAATGGCGTACAGTTCCGAGTCGGCGGCATGACCAAGAGCGTCATCTTCTATTCGCCGACCACTGTGCGCGTGAACACCAACCTAGGTGAAAACTACTGGACGCAGCCGAGCATTGTCGTCACCGACACGCCGGACGACATCGATTTCAAGATCAGCCGGTCCGGCGGCACGGCGTCGATACGTGCTGACCGGCTGCAAATCGATATTGATACCGCCACGGGCGCCCTGACGTTCAAAGGGCCGGATGGTCACATATTCACGCGCGAGGACGCCGCTCATCCGCAAATGGTCGAGAAGAAGGCCATCTCTAACGCGCCGACCTATGAGGTCAGCAACAGTTTCACCCTCAAGCCGGATGAGGGCATCTACGGTTTCGGTTTCGTCGATCAGGGCAATCTGAACCGGCGCAACCAGGATTTGCTGCTGGTCCAGACCAATGTCGGGATCGTCATTCCGGTCATGGTCTCCAGCGAAAAAATATGGCATTCTGTGGGACACCTATTCCCAGATGCGGTTCAAGGATGA
- a CDS encoding NPCBM/NEW2 domain-containing protein, with translation MGWNSWNAFHTDVTEQKVLDSAKAIVDSGLAAKGYRYINLDDGWWLKRRASDGRMIVRTAIFPSAAVGGAEETSFKPFTDRIHAMGLKAGIYSDIGANNCSQAFGGPDTPNLPEGTVAEREVGLYGHIDQDIKLYFGDWAFDYIKVDACGIRAFGPESAKVKSGLYRALDPLIDIKEIRRTDIPAVRALYQQVADALHHTNPDNDYIFSICAWGSADVRAWAKDVGNLSRTSDDITPSWTRMLANFDSAVGRSLYAHPGSWNDPDMLFIGHGDFDEHHLTEARSHFALWSMLSAPLLIGYDLRQAPQPLMDILGNSDIIAVDQDPAGNQAVLAYDTDDIQILVKTLANGHKAVAIFNRGLAPAEVTLTARHLKFDGKAPVTLRDLWDGQALPAFSGETRMHLDPRQTLIFDATGTRSLSDGLYLSEMTGRVNPAVDGVVTPQPDPTIHRMITPWGGTTDTGEPPAYTGWGGAQADATPYRQMLRINGTAFETGLGVLSNSRLEVKADGQFRHFAAEVGVDDSTSDADDDVTFSVYGDGKLLATSKAMRFGQPAHALTADVTGVRIVELVARGKAGKNKTPTVVTWGNAALLNK, from the coding sequence ATGGGCTGGAATTCGTGGAACGCGTTCCATACGGATGTCACCGAACAAAAGGTTCTGGATTCGGCCAAGGCCATTGTCGACAGCGGACTGGCGGCTAAGGGCTACCGGTACATCAATCTTGATGACGGCTGGTGGCTGAAGCGCCGGGCTTCGGACGGCCGCATGATCGTGCGCACCGCGATCTTCCCCTCTGCCGCCGTGGGTGGCGCCGAAGAGACAAGCTTCAAGCCGTTTACCGACCGCATTCACGCCATGGGACTAAAGGCCGGGATCTATTCCGATATCGGCGCCAACAACTGCTCGCAGGCTTTTGGCGGCCCCGATACGCCGAACTTGCCGGAGGGCACGGTCGCCGAACGCGAGGTCGGCCTGTACGGTCACATCGATCAGGACATCAAGCTCTATTTCGGTGACTGGGCCTTCGACTATATCAAGGTCGATGCCTGCGGCATTCGTGCGTTTGGCCCGGAGAGTGCGAAGGTCAAATCCGGCCTGTACCGGGCGCTCGATCCGTTGATCGATATCAAGGAAATCCGCCGTACCGACATTCCGGCCGTGCGCGCGCTTTACCAGCAGGTCGCGGACGCGCTTCACCACACCAATCCGGATAATGACTACATTTTTTCGATCTGCGCCTGGGGCTCGGCCGATGTGCGCGCCTGGGCCAAGGATGTCGGCAACCTGTCGCGCACCAGCGACGACATCACACCGAGCTGGACGCGTATGCTGGCCAATTTCGACAGCGCCGTCGGGCGGTCGCTCTATGCCCATCCCGGTTCGTGGAACGATCCGGACATGCTGTTTATCGGTCATGGCGATTTCGACGAACATCATCTGACCGAGGCCAGATCGCATTTCGCCCTGTGGTCCATGCTGTCGGCACCGCTTCTGATCGGTTATGACCTGCGGCAAGCGCCGCAGCCGCTCATGGATATCCTGGGCAACAGCGACATCATCGCCGTCGATCAGGACCCCGCGGGCAACCAGGCCGTCTTGGCCTATGACACCGACGACATCCAGATACTGGTCAAGACGCTTGCCAACGGCCACAAGGCGGTGGCCATATTCAACCGCGGACTGGCGCCGGCCGAGGTCACGCTCACGGCACGCCACCTGAAATTTGACGGTAAGGCGCCGGTTACGCTCAGGGATCTGTGGGACGGTCAGGCCCTGCCGGCCTTCAGCGGCGAAACCCGTATGCACCTCGATCCGCGCCAGACGCTGATCTTTGATGCCACCGGCACCCGCAGCCTGTCTGACGGGCTTTATCTGTCGGAAATGACCGGGCGTGTAAATCCGGCTGTCGATGGCGTGGTCACGCCGCAACCCGATCCGACGATACACCGCATGATCACGCCCTGGGGCGGGACGACCGATACAGGTGAGCCACCGGCCTATACCGGTTGGGGTGGCGCCCAGGCCGACGCCACGCCTTACCGGCAAATGCTGCGTATCAATGGCACGGCTTTTGAGACCGGTCTCGGTGTGCTGTCTAACTCCCGTCTGGAGGTCAAGGCCGACGGTCAGTTCCGTCATTTTGCCGCCGAGGTCGGGGTCGATGATTCGACGTCTGATGCTGATGACGACGTGACCTTCTCGGTCTACGGGGATGGCAAGTTGCTGGCGACCTCGAAGGCCATGCGCTTTGGCCAGCCGGCCCATGCCCTGACGGCGGATGTGACCGGCGTTCGGATCGTCGAACTGGTGGCGCGCGGCAAGGCCGGAAAGAACAAGACGCCGACCGTGGTCACCTGGGGCAATGCCGCCCTGTTGAATAAATAA
- a CDS encoding non-reducing end alpha-L-arabinofuranosidase family hydrolase → MKKCKPILSAIFALAILPGLAQAGAAGGFHWASSPPLIMPPKGEGITYYGVKDPSVVFYDGQYHVFMTTAGTNGWGLAYTHFSDWSQAKASPIVPLDKSPMGPGYRAAPQVFYFAPRKLWYMVYQGGDPMYSTSSDISDPLSWSAPTPFFDTVPDVVRQPNGEAGWLDFWVICDDVKCYLFFTNDNGSFFRAETTLDAFPAGFHNTTRVMTGQRDDVFEASNTYRVLGTKSYITLVEAIGPKGRYFRVWKSDRLDGEWTPMGDSMNVFAGTGNVRFDGKTWSQGVSHGEMIRSGFDQTLSIDPCRPLQFLYQGLDPDSQEPDYLKLPYRLGLITATGADPVSDMCPLQDTVNPYRLKQ, encoded by the coding sequence ATGAAAAAATGTAAGCCTATCCTCTCCGCCATCTTCGCGCTCGCCATCCTGCCAGGGCTGGCGCAGGCGGGTGCCGCCGGAGGTTTTCACTGGGCTTCCAGTCCGCCGCTGATCATGCCGCCGAAAGGCGAGGGAATAACCTATTACGGCGTCAAAGACCCGTCGGTCGTCTTTTACGACGGCCAGTACCATGTGTTCATGACCACCGCCGGGACGAACGGGTGGGGGCTGGCCTATACCCACTTCTCCGACTGGTCGCAGGCGAAAGCCTCGCCGATCGTGCCGCTCGATAAGTCGCCGATGGGGCCGGGTTATCGTGCGGCGCCGCAGGTCTTTTACTTCGCACCTCGAAAGCTCTGGTACATGGTCTATCAGGGCGGCGACCCGATGTACTCCACAAGTTCGGACATCAGCGATCCCCTTTCGTGGAGCGCGCCCACGCCCTTCTTTGACACCGTTCCGGATGTGGTCAGGCAACCGAACGGCGAGGCCGGTTGGCTGGACTTCTGGGTCATTTGCGACGACGTGAAGTGCTATCTTTTCTTCACCAATGATAATGGCAGTTTCTTCCGCGCCGAAACAACGCTCGATGCTTTCCCGGCCGGCTTCCATAACACAACCCGCGTAATGACCGGGCAACGGGACGATGTGTTTGAAGCCAGCAATACCTACAGGGTTCTGGGTACGAAAAGCTACATCACGCTGGTCGAGGCCATTGGCCCCAAAGGGCGGTATTTCCGGGTATGGAAAAGCGACCGTCTGGATGGCGAATGGACGCCAATGGGCGATTCCATGAATGTTTTCGCTGGAACGGGCAATGTTCGCTTTGACGGCAAAACCTGGTCGCAGGGCGTCTCGCATGGCGAAATGATCCGTTCAGGTTTCGATCAGACCTTGTCGATCGATCCGTGCCGTCCGCTTCAATTTCTTTATCAGGGACTTGACCCGGACAGCCAGGAGCCGGACTATCTCAAGCTGCCTTACCGGCTGGGCCTGATTACCGCTACCGGAGCTGACCCGGTCAGTGACATGTGTCCCCTCCAGGATACGGTAAATCCGTATCGGCTGAAACAGTAG
- a CDS encoding sialate O-acetylesterase, with amino-acid sequence MLDSGGGGGLYGAPAERTLTLDSGALVALPAEWRYHIGADIKALGTPPTAPWSEAAAPAVLYNGMIAPVAPYSLRGIAWYQGESNAGNPALYAKLLPALVKDWREHFEAPDLPFLVVQLSAFGTPQDVPAPSGWGEIRDIQRQLEQNDPHVGMAVSYDVGDRFDIHPTQKRQVGLRLALAARKVAYGEALKLGPRPERVSRRGNDLVVDFQDVNGALRAYGGKDVLGFEVCAATCHFASAHIEGNTVVLPGEAIANARSVRFGWADVPYLNLYDGADLPASPFAMDIH; translated from the coding sequence GTGCTGGATTCGGGCGGTGGCGGCGGCCTTTACGGCGCGCCGGCTGAACGGACGCTGACGCTGGATAGCGGGGCGCTCGTTGCCCTGCCGGCAGAGTGGCGCTATCATATCGGCGCCGATATCAAGGCCTTGGGAACGCCGCCCACCGCTCCCTGGTCCGAGGCCGCGGCGCCTGCCGTGCTCTACAACGGCATGATTGCGCCCGTAGCTCCGTATAGCCTGAGGGGTATTGCCTGGTATCAGGGGGAATCGAATGCCGGCAACCCAGCTCTTTACGCCAAACTCCTGCCGGCCCTGGTGAAAGACTGGCGCGAGCATTTCGAGGCGCCCGACCTGCCGTTCCTGGTGGTGCAGTTGAGCGCGTTCGGCACGCCTCAGGATGTGCCGGCCCCCTCTGGCTGGGGCGAAATCCGTGATATCCAGCGCCAGTTGGAGCAGAATGACCCTCATGTCGGGATGGCGGTCAGCTACGATGTCGGCGACCGTTTCGATATTCACCCGACGCAAAAACGCCAGGTCGGGCTGAGACTGGCTCTGGCTGCGCGCAAGGTCGCCTATGGTGAAGCCCTGAAGCTGGGGCCGCGGCCTGAGCGTGTGTCTCGGCGCGGCAATGATCTGGTTGTCGATTTTCAGGATGTCAACGGAGCGCTGCGTGCCTATGGTGGCAAGGACGTGCTGGGCTTCGAGGTGTGCGCGGCGACTTGCCACTTCGCCAGCGCCCATATCGAAGGCAACACGGTCGTTCTGCCGGGAGAAGCCATTGCCAATGCCCGGTCGGTGCGCTTCGGATGGGCTGACGTGCCTTATCTCAATCTCTATGACGGGGCGGACCTGCCGGCATCCCCCTTCGCCATGGACATACACTGA
- a CDS encoding prolyl oligopeptidase family serine peptidase has translation MQSVDPTYAYGGVAPSLFGGPPTPAQIREWSPDLNVTSEAAPTFLVHAEDDGAVPVANSVRLRDAMVAARITVETHLFAHGGHGFGVGAQPGSPDGLWLPLFLNFARQEKLFA, from the coding sequence GTGCAAAGCGTCGATCCGACCTATGCCTATGGCGGCGTGGCGCCGTCGCTGTTCGGCGGCCCGCCGACGCCGGCGCAGATCCGCGAGTGGTCGCCAGACCTCAATGTTACGTCGGAGGCTGCGCCGACCTTCCTGGTCCACGCCGAGGATGACGGTGCTGTGCCCGTGGCCAATTCGGTGCGGCTACGTGACGCCATGGTCGCCGCCAGGATAACGGTCGAGACCCACCTGTTCGCCCATGGGGGGCACGGCTTTGGCGTGGGCGCTCAGCCAGGCAGTCCCGATGGTCTGTGGCTGCCGCTGTTCCTCAACTTCGCACGTCAGGAGAAGTTGTTTGCATAG
- a CDS encoding PA14 domain-containing protein yields MRFKDDAGKATLWAESAPGGVDYYFMAGNSLDEVVADYRGLTGDAPMFPKQAFGLFMSKERYPDQKRLVEVANTFRKEQFPLDYIVQDWQYWGSDTDGTWSGMIWNPERYPDPEGMTREIHDLHMKLMVSIWPSIGNDTDLAHELDAHNLRFTPLHWISKKARVYDAYSPLGRQIYFKYIKKGLLDKGVDALWMDGTEVEVGSAAWDAQENIRDIKGLGVNAMGDFTRYLNPYSLMTTQGTYDGERATSDQRVFTLTRSAWAGAQRTAAASWSGDIFANWKTFREQISGGVNVTITGNPYWTQDTGGFFVNEFPGGERNPAYQELFARWFQFAAFNPIMRVHGTSIEREPYIFKDLNPEMYQSLLDTVHLRYRLLPYIYSEAWQVTANRSTLMRALPMDFPDDKATHDIDDAFMFGPSFLVHPVTRAMYHVQDPPAETIPASALHTADGKAGLAGQYFAGVNFDTPKGQVVDATLDARWPGPPLAEIPAGLESLNNFSARWEGFVTAPEDGTYEIGLEGDDGYRLFLDGKLVVEDWSQGAKRYKGANVTLHKGQQVAVKIEYFQGGGERSLRLAWRTPSELRALKANTPAINTRVETYLPQDANWYDFWTNEALRGGQTVSTDAPLDRFPLYVRAGSIVPMGPVVQYATENPGAPYELRIYPGADASFTLYEDDNETYAYEKGARATVDIHWDDKARTLVFGKRQGTFPGLVQSRTFNVVIAAPGNATGISEASPVKTVSYNGDKLTLQFSE; encoded by the coding sequence ATGCGGTTCAAGGATGACGCCGGGAAGGCTACGCTGTGGGCGGAAAGCGCGCCGGGCGGCGTCGATTATTACTTCATGGCCGGCAATTCGCTGGATGAGGTGGTGGCTGATTATCGCGGCCTGACGGGGGATGCCCCGATGTTTCCGAAACAGGCGTTCGGCCTTTTCATGAGCAAGGAGCGCTACCCGGATCAGAAGCGGCTTGTCGAAGTCGCCAACACCTTCCGCAAAGAACAGTTCCCGCTCGATTATATCGTTCAGGACTGGCAATACTGGGGCAGCGACACCGACGGCACCTGGAGCGGCATGATCTGGAACCCGGAGCGCTACCCCGACCCGGAGGGCATGACCCGTGAGATACATGACCTGCACATGAAGCTGATGGTGTCGATCTGGCCGTCGATCGGCAACGATACCGACCTTGCCCATGAACTCGACGCGCACAATCTGCGCTTTACGCCGCTGCACTGGATTTCAAAGAAGGCGAGGGTCTACGACGCCTATAGTCCGCTCGGCCGGCAGATATATTTCAAATATATCAAGAAGGGACTGCTGGATAAGGGCGTGGACGCTTTGTGGATGGACGGCACCGAGGTCGAAGTCGGCTCTGCCGCCTGGGATGCGCAGGAAAATATCCGCGACATCAAGGGACTGGGCGTGAACGCCATGGGTGATTTCACCCGCTATCTCAATCCCTATTCGCTGATGACGACCCAAGGAACCTATGACGGCGAACGCGCGACCAGCGATCAGCGCGTCTTTACCTTGACGCGCTCCGCCTGGGCCGGCGCCCAGCGCACGGCGGCGGCCTCGTGGTCGGGCGACATCTTCGCCAACTGGAAGACCTTCCGCGAGCAGATCAGCGGTGGCGTCAATGTGACCATTACCGGCAATCCTTACTGGACTCAGGACACGGGCGGTTTCTTTGTCAATGAATTCCCCGGCGGCGAGCGCAATCCGGCCTATCAGGAACTGTTCGCCCGTTGGTTCCAGTTTGCCGCCTTCAATCCAATCATGCGCGTCCACGGCACCAGCATCGAGCGCGAACCCTACATCTTCAAAGACCTGAACCCGGAGATGTACCAGTCGCTGCTGGATACTGTACATCTGCGTTACCGGCTGCTGCCTTATATCTACAGCGAAGCCTGGCAGGTCACCGCCAACCGCTCGACCCTTATGCGCGCCCTGCCGATGGACTTTCCGGACGACAAGGCGACGCATGACATCGACGACGCCTTCATGTTCGGGCCGTCTTTCCTGGTCCACCCGGTCACGCGGGCGATGTACCATGTGCAGGATCCACCGGCCGAGACGATTCCCGCCAGTGCGCTCCACACTGCCGATGGCAAGGCCGGACTGGCCGGGCAATATTTTGCCGGTGTCAATTTCGACACCCCGAAAGGCCAGGTCGTCGATGCGACCCTGGACGCCCGCTGGCCTGGACCGCCGTTGGCCGAAATTCCGGCCGGCCTGGAGAGCCTGAATAACTTCTCCGCCCGCTGGGAAGGCTTTGTCACCGCGCCGGAAGACGGCACATATGAAATCGGCCTGGAGGGCGACGACGGCTATCGTCTCTTCCTTGACGGCAAACTGGTCGTGGAAGACTGGTCCCAGGGCGCCAAACGCTACAAGGGGGCAAATGTCACCCTGCACAAGGGGCAGCAGGTCGCGGTAAAGATCGAGTATTTCCAGGGCGGCGGCGAGCGAAGCCTGCGCCTGGCGTGGCGTACGCCCTCCGAACTTCGCGCCCTGAAAGCAAACACGCCCGCGATCAATACCCGTGTCGAAACCTACCTGCCACAGGACGCCAACTGGTACGATTTCTGGACGAATGAAGCCCTCAGGGGCGGGCAGACCGTATCAACGGATGCGCCGCTCGATCGCTTCCCGCTGTATGTCCGGGCGGGGTCGATCGTGCCTATGGGGCCAGTCGTTCAGTACGCCACTGAAAACCCCGGAGCGCCCTATGAGCTGAGGATCTATCCGGGCGCCGATGCCAGCTTCACCCTTTATGAAGATGACAATGAAACCTACGCCTACGAGAAGGGCGCGCGGGCAACGGTTGATATCCATTGGGATGACAAAGCCAGGACACTGGTGTTCGGAAAACGTCAGGGCACTTTTCCGGGTCTGGTTCAGTCGCGCACCTTTAACGTCGTAATCGCCGCGCCAGGCAATGCCACCGGCATAAGCGAAGCCAGTCCGGTAAAAACCGTCAGCTATAATGGGGACAAGTTGACGCTTCAGTTTTCCGAATAG